A DNA window from Chryseobacterium sp. MEBOG06 contains the following coding sequences:
- a CDS encoding AAA family ATPase, translating into MSLYNLIIQDKEQVNLSEVFLDKTNRDHLTQLIKEHTYLKELQEYGLPVNNKILLQGSSGCGKTMTAKALANALGKNIIILNLSNIVSSRIGETSQNIKMIFDKAGRERAVLFLDELDQIGKARGSDDKDVGEMRRLVNTLLQLIDYYPENALLLCATNHPEIIDTALLRRFQLKINYEMPSAEFLDTYYDQLLNQFPEEMRTIERRYSISFAEAKDHALTAVKAALIRKLEARETIQS; encoded by the coding sequence ATGAGCCTGTATAACCTTATTATTCAAGACAAAGAACAAGTAAACCTCAGCGAAGTATTTCTTGATAAGACCAATAGAGATCATCTTACGCAGCTTATCAAAGAACATACGTACCTTAAAGAACTGCAGGAGTACGGTCTTCCGGTAAACAATAAGATTCTCCTTCAGGGAAGTTCAGGCTGCGGGAAAACAATGACTGCTAAAGCTTTAGCTAACGCTTTAGGAAAAAACATTATCATTTTGAATCTGAGTAATATTGTTTCATCACGTATTGGAGAGACTTCGCAGAATATTAAAATGATATTTGATAAAGCGGGCAGAGAAAGAGCTGTGCTTTTCCTGGACGAGCTGGATCAGATCGGAAAGGCCAGAGGCAGTGATGATAAAGATGTAGGCGAAATGAGAAGACTGGTAAACACCTTACTTCAACTTATTGACTATTATCCTGAGAATGCCCTTTTGCTTTGTGCCACCAATCATCCTGAAATTATTGATACTGCACTTCTGAGGCGTTTTCAGCTAAAGATCAATTACGAAATGCCTTCTGCAGAATTTCTGGATACTTACTATGATCAGCTGCTGAATCAGTTCCCCGAAGAGATGAGAACTATTGAACGCAGATACTCCATTTCTTTCGCAGAAGCCAAAGATCATGCTCTTACAGCTGTTAAAGCAGCTTTAATCAGGAAACTTGAAGCCAGAGAAACCATACAGTCATGA
- a CDS encoding YggS family pyridoxal phosphate-dependent enzyme produces MKEDILHNIEIIRNRITAVCKKTGRNPDEIRLLLATKTVSADRIRIALENGHMLIAENKVQELKEKYEDLKDIPHENHFIGHLQTNKIKDILKYDVTCIHSLDRLDLAEKLHQKLLAGNKTIEVLIQVNTSGEESKFGVHPTEAIELTRKVSELSTLRIKGLMTIGLFSAETEKVRSCFQILKNLQQEIIHENIPNVEMKELSMGMSSDLETAIEEGATIVRVGTAVFGPRIYPDSYYWNEENTEKNKE; encoded by the coding sequence ATGAAAGAAGATATCCTTCACAATATTGAAATCATCAGAAACCGGATAACAGCAGTTTGTAAGAAGACCGGAAGAAATCCGGATGAGATCAGATTACTTTTAGCAACAAAAACAGTTTCTGCGGATCGTATCAGAATTGCTTTGGAAAACGGACATATGCTGATTGCTGAAAATAAAGTTCAGGAGCTGAAGGAGAAATATGAAGATTTAAAGGATATTCCTCATGAAAATCATTTTATCGGTCATCTTCAGACCAATAAAATCAAGGATATTCTGAAATATGATGTAACTTGCATTCACTCTCTGGACCGTCTGGATCTGGCGGAGAAGCTGCATCAGAAACTTCTGGCCGGAAACAAAACAATTGAAGTTCTGATTCAGGTCAATACATCCGGTGAAGAAAGTAAATTCGGGGTTCATCCCACTGAAGCTATAGAACTCACCAGAAAAGTGTCTGAATTATCCACCTTAAGAATAAAAGGATTAATGACCATCGGCCTTTTCAGTGCAGAAACAGAAAAAGTACGATCATGTTTTCAAATTTTAAAAAACCTTCAGCAGGAAATTATTCACGAAAATATTCCCAACGTAGAAATGAAAGAACTTTCTATGGGAATGAGCAGTGATCTGGAAACAGCGATTGAAGAAGGTGCGACAATTGTACGTGTAGGAACAGCTGTTTTCGGGCCCAGAATCTATCCGGACAGCTATTATTGGAACGAGGAAAATACAGAAAAGAATAAAGAGTAA
- a CDS encoding Crp/Fnr family transcriptional regulator, which yields MTNTTILQKCLPDFGKELIAEIEKFGIIKLFPDNEFIVKQGQLIRYLPIVLEGNVKAYSEEDGVQFLLYFIQQGASCIFSFVHLFNQNPINFSAISEGKSTILLIPIDKAKEWLIRFPTFSNLIIAEFQKHYNDLLHTTKQIICYKLEDRLWDYLKTKAKISGTNELAISHQSIADDLGTTREVISRLMKKIELDKKLIQNNRKIKLLTSDF from the coding sequence ATGACCAACACAACTATTCTTCAAAAATGCCTCCCCGATTTTGGAAAGGAACTGATCGCAGAAATTGAAAAATTCGGAATTATCAAACTGTTTCCCGACAATGAGTTTATTGTAAAACAAGGGCAGCTGATCCGATATTTACCAATTGTTTTAGAAGGCAATGTAAAAGCATATAGCGAAGAAGATGGCGTACAGTTTTTACTCTATTTTATTCAGCAGGGGGCTTCCTGTATTTTCAGCTTTGTTCATCTGTTTAATCAAAATCCCATTAATTTTTCAGCGATATCAGAAGGAAAATCCACCATTCTGCTAATCCCTATTGACAAAGCTAAAGAATGGCTTATCAGGTTTCCAACCTTCAGTAACCTTATTATCGCTGAATTTCAGAAGCATTATAATGATCTGCTACATACCACCAAACAGATCATCTGCTACAAGCTTGAAGACAGGCTGTGGGATTATTTAAAAACAAAAGCAAAGATTTCCGGAACCAATGAACTCGCCATATCACATCAAAGCATTGCTGATGATCTGGGCACGACAAGGGAAGTAATATCAAGGCTGATGAAAAAGATTGAACTGGATAAAAAATTAATTCAGAATAATAGAAAAATAAAGTTGCTGACCAGTGACTTTTGA
- a CDS encoding hexameric tyrosine-coordinated heme protein, giving the protein MSEPIQLVPNNSLLTKTPEEGRQLAVKMARLIIKVTQPDAEIREKLRPVYADDAAMLIAIGQTVATEFATIAAANNYWR; this is encoded by the coding sequence ATGAGCGAACCCATTCAATTAGTACCCAACAATTCTCTTCTGACAAAAACACCTGAAGAGGGACGACAACTGGCCGTAAAAATGGCAAGATTGATTATTAAAGTAACACAGCCCGATGCCGAAATTCGTGAAAAACTACGCCCCGTGTATGCTGATGATGCAGCCATGCTGATTGCTATCGGGCAGACTGTTGCTACAGAATTTGCAACTATTGCTGCTGCGAATAATTACTGGAGATAA
- a CDS encoding helix-turn-helix domain-containing protein, with protein MEQKIHQGRNVKRFREMLGIKQEALALDLGDDWNQKKISLLEQKETIEDPLLQKISEVLKIPVEAFQNFDEEQAINIISSTFHDNATGVIVNNYNPIDKIIQLHEEKIALYERMLKEKDDMMSRLEELIKRR; from the coding sequence ATGGAACAAAAAATACATCAGGGCAGAAACGTTAAAAGATTCAGAGAAATGCTGGGCATCAAACAGGAAGCTTTAGCACTGGATTTAGGTGACGATTGGAATCAGAAGAAAATTTCATTATTGGAACAAAAAGAAACAATCGAAGATCCTTTGCTTCAAAAAATCTCCGAAGTATTAAAAATTCCTGTGGAAGCATTCCAGAATTTTGATGAGGAACAAGCTATAAATATCATTTCAAGTACTTTTCATGATAACGCAACAGGTGTAATTGTTAATAATTATAATCCTATTGACAAAATCATCCAGCTCCACGAAGAGAAAATTGCTCTTTATGAAAGAATGTTGAAGGAAAAGGATGATATGATGTCCAGGCTTGAAGAACTTATTAAAAGAAGATAA